The segment TTGTTGAGCTTGACGATCTCAAGCCGCTGGAAAAGAACAAGAAACACAACATCGAGGTTATCGTCGATCGTTTCAAGGTGCGTGAAGACCTCAAGCAGCGCCTGGCTGAGTCCTTCGAGACTGCGCTCAATCTTGCAGATGGCAGTGCGCGCCTGCACTTCATGGATGGCGAGCAGGAAGACCTGGTGTTCTCCTCCCGCTTTGCCTGTCCAGTATGCGGTTACGCACTGGCCGAGTTGGAACCACGACTGTTCTCGTTCAACAACCCGGCGGGTGCATGCCCGACGTGTGATGGTCTTGGCGTAAAGCAGTACTTTGACCCTGACAAGCTGATCAGCCATCCAGAGCTATCGTTGGCTGAAGGCGTCATCAAGGGCTGGGATCGTCGCAGCGTCTATTACTTCAGCCAGCTACAGGCAGTCGCTGAACACTATGGATTCGCGCTTGAAGCCACATGGGAGTCATTGAGTGACGAAGCGCGTAACGCTGTGCTCAATGGCAGCGGCCGCGAAGATATCGCTTTCAGCTACGTCAATGATCGTGGCCGCAAGGTTACTCGTGAGCACCCGTTCGAGGGCGTTCTGCCCAACATGAGCCGCCGTTACCGCGAGACGGAATCCAACATGGTACGCGAAGACCTTTCGCGCTATCTGGCCGTACAACCTTGCCCAAGCTGCGATGGCGCACGCCTGCGTCGAGAAGCACGTAACGTCTATGTCGATAACCGCACACTCTCTGAAGTGGTACGACAGCCGATCGGTGAAGCCTGGAAAGAATTTGGCAAGATGAGCCTACCCGGGCGCAAGGGAGAAATTGCTGCCAAGATCGTCAACGAAATCCAGGCGCGACTCGAGTTTCTCGTCAATGTCGGCCTCGACTATCTAACCTTGGAGCGCAGCGCCGATACGTTGTCCGGCGGAGAAGCACAGCGCATTCGCCTCGCCAGCCAGATCGGCGCAGGGCTGGTGGGTGTCATGTACATCCTTGATGAGCCCTCTATCGGCCTGCACCAGCGCGACAACGATCGCCTTCTCAAAACGCTGATTCATCTGCGCGACCTCGGCAATACCGTGATCGTGGTCGAGCATGACGAAGATGCCATCCGTGCTGCTGATCACGTACTCGATATCGGCCCTGGTGCCGGCGTACACGGTGGTGAAATCGTCGCCCAGGGGACTCCTGCGCAAATCGAAGCGACGCCAGGCTCACTGACAGGCCAGTACCTGAGCGGAGCACGCGAAATCGCGGTGCCTCCCTATCGACTGCCAGCCAACCCTGACAAGGTGCTGCGCCTGAGTGGCGCTACAGGCAACAACCTGCAGGACGTGACACTGACAGTGCCTACGGGCCTGCTGACCTGCATCACCGGTGTGTCAGGCTCGGGCAAGTCGACGCTGATCAACGCGACACTGATGCCATTGGCAGCGCGTGAACTGAATCGTGCAACAACACTGACGCCAGCCCCCTACGGCAAGATCGAAGGCTTGGACCTGTTCGATAAAATGGTAGATATCGATCAGAGCCCTATCGGTCGTACACCTCGCTCTAACCCTGCCACCTATACTGGTATCTTCACACCGATTCGTGAGCTGTTCTCTGGTACCCAAGAGGCACGTGCACGCGGCTACAAGCCTGGGCGCTTCAGCTTCAACGTCAAGGGAGGCCGCTGTGAGGCCTGTCAAGGCGATGGCCTGATCAAGGTCGAGATGCACTTTCTCCCCGACATGTACGTGCCTTGTGATGTCTGCAAGGCCAAGCGCTATAACCGTGAAACACTCGAGGTGCAGTACAAGGGCAAGAACATCCATGAAGTGCTGGAAATGACGATCGAAGAGGCACTCGAATTTTTCTCGCCGGTGCCTGCCATCGCGCGTCGCCTGCAAACATTAATGGATGTAGGCCTGTCCTATGTACGCCTCGGCCAAAGTGCGACGACACTGTCAGGCGGTGAAGCCCAACGCGTCAAGCTGGCCCGCGAACTCGCCAAGCGCGATACCGGCAAGACGCTCTACATTCTTGATGAGCCAACCACTGGCCTGCACTTCGAGGACATTCGTCAGCTACTGGTCGTTCTGCACCGCTTGCGTGATCATGGCAATACGGTGGTAGTGATCGAGCATAATCTCGATGTCATCAAGACAGCAGACTGGCTGATTGACCTCGGCCCGGAAGGCGGTTCCGGTGGCGGACGGATCATTGCCGAAGGCACACCGGAGCAGCTAGCTACACAGGAGATATCTCACACTGGGCGCTTCCTTGCCCCTCTGCTAGCACGCCAGGCAGCCAACAAGGTTGCGAAAGACAAAGCGGCTGGCAAAAACACGAAGGCAACTACCAAAACGATAAGCTGAACCGGTAGGTGGATGTCTAGTTCTGAAGCAGGTTGACACTTTTTGGACTCAAAACGCCTGATGCACTGCATCGGGCGTTTTGTATTTCAAGACCAAGTGAGATCGAACCCGGTTATAGGTATCGATCGACTCTCTGACCATCTAGCGCGCTTGCGTCAGGTCCTCTGGCTGCGCCAACAGGAATCCCTGTCTTCAGAATCCCATTGATTGGTTCTGCCAAGGCATTCTGCTAGCCGTCATACCCATCGGTCATCGAGCGCGGGTCGCCATGCTGGCGATGCAGCTACTGGTAGCTGTCTCAGTGCCTTTCGGAAGACCTGCTCAACGACGGCCAGTTTGAAAGCCAAGGGGGGAGGTAATCGCGCAGGATATGCTTAACTCGTTGGTTCACCACACTCTTCCTAAAGACAGGTCAGAACGTGTCAATGCTATTCAGGACGGGACACAAGCATAAAAAAAGGCCAACCCCTGGGGGCTGGCCTTTTCTTGTGGACGAAGCAAGCCGGAGCTTACTCTTCGCCCGCTGCCTCAGAGGCAACCGGACGATCGACCAGCTCGACGAATGCCATCGGGGCATTGTCACCGGTACGATAGCCGCACTTCAGGATACGCAGATAACCGCCCGGACGGGTGGTGTACCGCGGGCCGAGCTCAGTAAAGAGCTTGCCGACCGCTTCCTTGGAGCGCGTGCGAGAGAACGCCAGACGGCGGTTCGCAACGGTGTCCTGCTTTGCCAGGGTGATCAGCGGCTCGATGTAACGACGCAGTTCCTTGGCTTTCGGCAGGGTAGTCCTGATGACTTCGTGCTCTACCAGAGAGATGCACATGTTCTTGAACATGGCTTCACGGTGAGAGCTGGTACGGTTCAGGTGACGACCACTCTTACGATGACGCATGGTTGTGATTCCTTACCAGTCTGGGGCTTGAGCCGACCGGACTTCCTTAAGCGGAAGCCTTGTCGTCCTTCAGGCTTTGAGGCGGCCAATTTTCCAGCCGCATGCCGAGGGACAGACCACGCGCGGACAGCACGTCCTTGATTTCATTCAAGGACTTCTTGCCGAGATTCGGGGTCTTCAGCAGCTCAACTTCGGTGCGCTGAATGAGATCACCGATGTAGTAGATATTCTCGGCCTTGAGACAGTTCGCACTGCGAACAGTCAGCTCAAGATCGTCTACGGGACGAAGGAGAATCGGATCAATCTGATCTTCTTCTTCTTCGACTTCCTGTTCCTTGTCTGCTTCCAGATCAACGAAGGCGGCCAACTGCTCCTGCAAGATAGTTGCAGAGCGGCGGATCGCTTCTTCCGGATCCAGCGTGCCGTCAGTTTCCAGATCAATCACCAGCTTATCGAGGTTGGTGCGCTGTTCAACACGCGCAGCCTCGACGGCGTAGGAGACCCGGCGAACCGGCGTAAAGGTCGCATCCAGCTGGAGGCGGCCAATGGCACGAGATTCGTCATCTGCAGAAAGACGCGCATCAGCCGGTTCGTAGCCACGGCCA is part of the Cobetia sp. L2A1 genome and harbors:
- a CDS encoding DNA-directed RNA polymerase subunit alpha — encoded protein: MQRSVTEFLRPRDIKVEEVSANHARIVLEPFERGFGHTLGNALRRILLSSMPGCAVVEAEIEGVLHEYSAIEGVQEDVIEILLNLKDVAIKMHGRDEAVLALNKKGPGIVTAGDIAGDHDLEIVNPDHVIAHLNDGGELKMQLKVARGRGYEPADARLSADDESRAIGRLQLDATFTPVRRVSYAVEAARVEQRTNLDKLVIDLETDGTLDPEEAIRRSATILQEQLAAFVDLEADKEQEVEEEEDQIDPILLRPVDDLELTVRSANCLKAENIYYIGDLIQRTEVELLKTPNLGKKSLNEIKDVLSARGLSLGMRLENWPPQSLKDDKASA
- the rplQ gene encoding 50S ribosomal protein L17, translating into MRHRKSGRHLNRTSSHREAMFKNMCISLVEHEVIRTTLPKAKELRRYIEPLITLAKQDTVANRRLAFSRTRSKEAVGKLFTELGPRYTTRPGGYLRILKCGYRTGDNAPMAFVELVDRPVASEAAGEE
- the uvrA gene encoding excinuclease ABC subunit UvrA, yielding MDRIQVRGARTHNLKNIDVELPRDKLIVVTGLSGSGKSSLAFDTLYAEGQRRYVESLSTYARQFLSMMEKPDIDHIEGLSPAISIEQKSTSHNPRSTVGTITEIYDYLRLLYARAGTPRCPDHAIDLEAQTISQMVDQALALPEGSKLMLMAPVVSGRKGEHLQLLSELRAQGFVRARIDGVIVELDDLKPLEKNKKHNIEVIVDRFKVREDLKQRLAESFETALNLADGSARLHFMDGEQEDLVFSSRFACPVCGYALAELEPRLFSFNNPAGACPTCDGLGVKQYFDPDKLISHPELSLAEGVIKGWDRRSVYYFSQLQAVAEHYGFALEATWESLSDEARNAVLNGSGREDIAFSYVNDRGRKVTREHPFEGVLPNMSRRYRETESNMVREDLSRYLAVQPCPSCDGARLRREARNVYVDNRTLSEVVRQPIGEAWKEFGKMSLPGRKGEIAAKIVNEIQARLEFLVNVGLDYLTLERSADTLSGGEAQRIRLASQIGAGLVGVMYILDEPSIGLHQRDNDRLLKTLIHLRDLGNTVIVVEHDEDAIRAADHVLDIGPGAGVHGGEIVAQGTPAQIEATPGSLTGQYLSGAREIAVPPYRLPANPDKVLRLSGATGNNLQDVTLTVPTGLLTCITGVSGSGKSTLINATLMPLAARELNRATTLTPAPYGKIEGLDLFDKMVDIDQSPIGRTPRSNPATYTGIFTPIRELFSGTQEARARGYKPGRFSFNVKGGRCEACQGDGLIKVEMHFLPDMYVPCDVCKAKRYNRETLEVQYKGKNIHEVLEMTIEEALEFFSPVPAIARRLQTLMDVGLSYVRLGQSATTLSGGEAQRVKLARELAKRDTGKTLYILDEPTTGLHFEDIRQLLVVLHRLRDHGNTVVVIEHNLDVIKTADWLIDLGPEGGSGGGRIIAEGTPEQLATQEISHTGRFLAPLLARQAANKVAKDKAAGKNTKATTKTIS